A window of the Pristiophorus japonicus isolate sPriJap1 chromosome 13, sPriJap1.hap1, whole genome shotgun sequence genome harbors these coding sequences:
- the fgf6a gene encoding fibroblast growth factor 6a produces the protein MLGQLLKKKIRTSRDGLRVDVKGIGMGSEASGSCKDKQIKDSPKWNIVLDIWNYIFAASGTVLRVERGLAAYIKCQEAQHGSNHRDPGVICSFSAALPTRRPLFHVSNTNLPSKNKTLRPHTRQKTSNGGIFRAINWNHVPIWRRKSRTQRLFLTMSCKAAIHLRLAALVLLALQPGTISLYPYPFTARTNSTSGINWETLLSRSVIGVSGYTSELIWHSPDYLLGIKRLRRLYCNVGIGFHLQILPGGRINGVHTETQYSLLQISTVERGVVSLYGMASGLFFAMNNKGRAYGTANFQDECKFRETLLPNNYNAYESKIYKGTYIALSKHGKVKKGNRVSPTMLMAHFLPRL, from the exons ATGCTAGGTCAGTTACTGAAAAAGAAAATTAGAACGTCAAGAGATGGTTTGAGAGTTGATGTAAAAGGGATTGGGATGGGTTCTGAAGCAAGTGGCAGCTGTAAAGATAAACAGATAAAAGATAGCCCGAAATGGAACATTGTTCTC GATATTTGGAACTATATCTTTGCAG CTTCAGGCACTGTCTTGAGAGTAGAAAGGGGTCTGGCCGCTTACATAAAGTGTCAGGAGGCCCAACACGGGTCCAACCACAGGGACCCTGGTGTCATCTGCTCTTTCTCCGCCGCTCTCCCAACTCGCAGGCCTTTATTCCATGTCAGCAATACTAATCTGCCTTCCAAAAATAAGACCCTGCGCCCACACACAAGGCAGAAAACGTCGAACGGCGGTATTTTTAGGGCCATCAATTGGAACCACGTGCCTATCTGGCGCCGTAAGTCCAGAACGCAAAGGCTGTTCCTCACCATGTCCTGCAAGGCAGCTATTCATTTGAGGCTAGCTGCACTGGTTCTCCTGGCTCTTCAGCCTGGAACTATATCCCTGTATCCGTATCCATTTACAGCCAGGACTAACAGCACCTCGGGAATAAACTGGGAGACTTTGCTatccaggtctgtgattggggtctcagGGTACACATCAGAACTGATCTGGCACAGTCCTGACTATTTGCTGGGAATCAAAAGACTACGGAGGCTTTACTGCAATGTTGGCATCGGGTTTCACCTTCAGATTCTGCCTGGCGGGAGGATAAACGGTGTACATACCGAAACTCAGTACA GTCTGTTACAAATTTCAACTGTAGAAAGAGGTGTTGTTAGTCTATATGGAATGGCAAGTGGCCTGTTTTTTGCAATGAATAATAAGGGAAGAGCATATGGAACG GCTAATTTCCAGGATGAATGCAAATTCAGGGAAACCCTGTTACCTAACAATTATAATGCCTACGAATCGAAAATTTACAAAGGGACATATATAGCATTAAGCAAACATGGAAAAGTAAAAAAAGGAAACCGCGTCTCTCCCACCATGTTAATGGCACACTTTTTACCAAGATTATGA